In Streptomyces sp. Li-HN-5-11, the sequence GTGCGGTACCGGTTGTGGTACGTCGCGCCGCCGTCCTCCCAGTAATGCTGGTGGTCGGTGACCAGATGGGTGTACACACCGGCGTCACGCAGCATCTGCGGGCACGAGTCGTCGAACGGCTCCAGTGGACCCCAGCTGCGGTGCAGGAAGTTGTAGCGCCCCGTGTGCAGCTCCCGCCGCGCCGGCATGCACGGCATGCTCCCCGCGTAGCAGTTGTCGAAGGTGACGGATCGCTCCGCCAGCCGGGAGAAGTTCGGCGTGTGCGTCCAGTCGCAGCCGTACGGCGGGAGCATCTGCCGGTTCAGGCTGTCGAACATCACCATGATCGCCTTCACGGGCGCTCCTCACATTGTGGCCGAGCGAGATGGTTGGGTCCGGTGCATACGGACGACGGCTTCTGTGCCGCACGACCGTGCTTCCTGGACGGCAACAGCTCCCGCTCCGCGCTCCGGCAAGACTTCACAGGGGGCCGCGCGCCGCAGGGCTCCACGGCACGGGTGTGGCTCGGCCTCGGGGCGGGGCTGTAGGTGCGAGAGGCTGTTCCGCGCCGCAGGCGCGCTCCTCTCGGTAGCGTAACCATGTTATGCCAAACAGAGAACGTCATTCTTGGAAATAGCGGTAACAGTGATACTGGCGTTGGTCTGCCATGGCCGGCTCACGGCATGACGGGAAGAGGCCGCCGCCTGTCGGACCTGAAGCTGAGGCTGCGGGCGCAGCGGAATCCGGTGTGGCCGCTGGAGCTGTCGGCGGTGTTGGCGGTGCGGGCGGCGACCCGGTAGCGGTTGCAGTAGGAGCGGTGGCAGAGGTGAGAACCGCCGCGGATGACGCGGGTGTCACCCTGGCTGGGCGGGAGCTGGGTGTGGTGTGTGGTCCAGCGGTCCGCGCACCACTCCCACACGTTCCCGGACGTGTTGTAGAGGCCGTATCCGTTGGGTGGGAAGGCGTCGACGGGGGCGGTGCCGCGGTAGCCGTCGGCGGCGGTGTTCTTGGTGGGGAACGTGCCGCGCCAGATGTTGCAGCGGTACTCGCCGCCGGGGTCGAGTTCGTCGCCCCAGGGGTAGCGGGCCTGTTCGAGTCCGCCACGTGCGGCGTACTCCCATTCCGCCTCGGTGGGGAGCCGGACCCCGGCCCACCCGCAGTAGGCGGAGGCGTCGTTCCAACTGATGTGCACCACCGGGTGGTTCCCACGGCCGGCCAGGTCGCTGCCCGGCCCTTCGGGGCGGCGCCAGTCGGCGCCCGTGACACCGCACCACCACGGGGTGCGCTCCGGTCGTGGTGAGCTCCGCCTCAGGGACGCCGGGAGGAAGCCGGCGAACACATACGACCAGCCGATCCGCTCGGCTTCGGTGACGTACCCGGTGGCGTCGACGAACCACGCGAACTCGTCGTTGCTCACCGCGCACGCGTCGATGAGGAAACCCTCGACGTCGACCGGTCGTACCGGCCCCTCGCCGTCGGAGGCGAAGCCGTCCGGGTCGTCGGTGCCCATCAGGAACCGCCCGGCTGGAACAGCCACCATGCCTTCACGGCCGTTCGCCTCACTGCTCGCCACTGTGGCGGGCACCGTTGCTGCGGAAGGCGGTACGGCCGGGACGTCGCGTGAGGGCATGCAGCAGCCGCCCTCGGTCTGGCGGTGTTCATCGGCCACCAGGCTGTCTCCTTCCCACGGAGTAAAGCGATGAGGCGACACATCAGTTGGGTCGGGAAGCGGCTCGACGCGGGCTCCGGCTACTGCTCATCGCTGTCGCAGCGCGGCCTTCGGTGCGGGGCCGGGAGAGCCGCGAGCTCGGTCGCCAACGTCTTCAGGCCCTCGCGGGTCAGAGGTGTGCCGGGGTTGGACGCGAGGTCGAGCGGGGTCATCCCGCCGGCGGCGGTGCGCAGAAGCGGGCTGTCGAGCGAGGCGCCCACGTGCCGGCGCAGAAGCTGCTCCGCGTCGGGAACGGCGAGGAG encodes:
- a CDS encoding formylglycine-generating enzyme family protein — translated: MPSRDVPAVPPSAATVPATVASSEANGREGMVAVPAGRFLMGTDDPDGFASDGEGPVRPVDVEGFLIDACAVSNDEFAWFVDATGYVTEAERIGWSYVFAGFLPASLRRSSPRPERTPWWCGVTGADWRRPEGPGSDLAGRGNHPVVHISWNDASAYCGWAGVRLPTEAEWEYAARGGLEQARYPWGDELDPGGEYRCNIWRGTFPTKNTAADGYRGTAPVDAFPPNGYGLYNTSGNVWEWCADRWTTHHTQLPPSQGDTRVIRGGSHLCHRSYCNRYRVAARTANTADSSSGHTGFRCARSLSFRSDRRRPLPVMP